In the genome of Pseudomonadota bacterium, the window CCCACCGGCTCGAGCCAGCCGGCCAGGCTCACAGCCAGGCGACCTTCTCCCGGAATGCCGCTGCCTGTCCGCGGCTCAGCGGCACCTCGTGCCGATCGTTGAGGATGAGGGTGAACGCACCGTTGAACCAAGGCGTCACCCGCGCGATGCGGGCCACGTTGACGATGTACGCGCGATGGCATCGAAAGAAGTCGGCGGGCAGAGAGACCTCGAGCCGAGCGAGGTTCATGGCGACCTGCCATTCGCGACCCCGCAGATGGGCGAACGTCTTGTCGTCCTGGGCCCGGAACCAGTCGATGTCGGTGACCGCCACCACCTCTCGAGCATCGTTGTCGACATCGCGAAGTGCGATCCGGTCGAGCACGGGCGGCGGCTGGGCGCCCAGAGCCTCACGCACGGCAGTGGTGACGACGCGGTGCCACCGATCCTCATCGCGCATCGAGTCCCGGATCCGATCGAGGGTCTTGGCAAGACGCTCGTCTTCGACCGGCTTCACCAGATAATCGAAGGCACGCAGCTCGAAGGCCTGCACCGCGTGCTCCTCATGCGCGGTGAGAAACACCACGAGTGGGGTGGGCTCGAGCTCGAGCAGCTGACGCGCTGCCTCAAGCCCATCGAGGCCTGGCATGCGGATGTCGAGGAAGACGACGTGCGGTCGCAGCGCGCGTGCCTGCTCGACGGCGCCCGCCCCATCGCTTGCCTCTCCCGTCAGCACGACGTCAGCGTGGGTCGCAAGCAGGCGGCCGAGGCGCTGACGAGCAAGCTCCTCGTCATCTGCGATGACCACCCGGATCTGTGCGACTGCCTCTGAACCCTGCGACTCCTGCATACGTGCCTCCACCCGATCTGGTTCCACGGCGCGAAGTTCCGGCCCTTCAGTGAAGACCATCGCCCCGCCTGCTGCGGGGGCTGTTGAAAACGCGCCGCCGCGCATGTAGCATGGAGAGCAGGAGAGAGCGATGCACGTGATCGCTCTGAGCCCCTCGCCTGGCACACGCTGGCGAAAGACGTGGAAAGGATCTGGCCAGCCATGCCCCATCTCTGCAGCAGGCACCCGCGTCGCCAGAAGCTCGTCTCCGCCGTGCTGGCCGTGGTGGCGATCGTGGCCGGGTGGAGCATCCCCACGTCTCACGCCCAGGGTGGCGCTGTGATCAGCTCCGAGGAGGCCGCAAACGCCGTTCTCGCGAGGGCGCGGGCCGGCATGCGCGCCGTCGGCCTCACGCTTCCCCGCGACATCCCGCTCAAGTTCCGCACCCGTGACGAGCTCAACACCGAGAACAATGCCAACGGCGGCAGAACCAACGAGCTCG includes:
- a CDS encoding LytTR family transcriptional regulator — encoded protein: MRDEDRWHRVVTTAVREALGAQPPPVLDRIALRDVDNDAREVVAVTDIDWFRAQDDKTFAHLRGREWQVAMNLARLEVSLPADFFRCHRAYIVNVARIARVTPWFNGAFTLILNDRHEVPLSRGQAAAFREKVAWL